The window GAAAATCAACAGTTCAGAACTGAGCTCTGTAACAGGGTAATATCTGCATGGTAATACAGCACACTAGGCAGGTATTACCTATAGCAACCTTAACAAAAAGTAACTCAGCGTACGTACTCCTACAAACTACACAAACTACTCCTACTCACTACACAAAATTCACATACAGGATAGGGAAGTCCAGACAACAGTCTTTAACATCTCCAGACTGAGTAAAAGTCACGctttaaagtttgttttgtaTACAGACAAAACATAATCGTATTATTAAATCACCGGGCTGCTTCTACTGTAATCTATACCGTAATGCTTTAAAGTGTCCTTTTAGGCACAAAAAAATCATCCTGAGAATGGCTCACGACAGCCACATGCAAAAAGCTCCTCAAACCAAGTGAAATGAAGCTTTGCCTCTGCGTTTATATTCGATAAATGCCTCGGCTTCACCTTGGCACTTATCCAGCAGCAGGAGACTATTATCTCGTGACAACGCTCTCCTCCATTGACACTATCTCTTAAATAATACAAAGAATTGACATGATAAACCATAATGTCTTCTGCATTGTGTCACTTCACAGCATTGAGACGCTAATGAGGGGGATCTTTGACACGAAGCATCATAATGGCACCCAAGCATTATAATCGATACACAATACATTGTGATGGCCCCACAGGAAAAGTTTCAGGCATTCAGAAGCATATCTCCGCAACGCTTACTGTGCTTACATTTCCAAACTTGACTAGGAGCACGAAAACCCTCCCAGTTTCAGGAGACAGTCCTAGTAGGTTAAAGCTATAGTACAGGGCACAGAGACAAAAATGCAGCGCATGAAGATGCGTTCCTCAATCCCTCTCATCTCTTACGTGGAGGAACAGCCTGAGGTCTGGGAGCAAAGGTCCCAAAACGTGACACTTCAACTCGTACCAACTGAAACAGCACTACCTGCTGGAACCTGCAAACTCCATGGAAAGCACATCTGTGCAAGAGAGGAGGTCAGCTAATGATTCATGCTACTTCATGGAAGTGAGCTGTCACTTTCAGCTCCAGAGATGCTTACCAATACAACTCATCAGTGGGTGGAAATCAGACAGAGAAACTGCATGCACAATTTTAACCGGCTTACTGTAAATGGTTACCAAAGCAGCATGCATTCAGGAAGTGGTAAGCTTTCTGGCACAAACCCTGGTGACCACAAAGTGTCAAACAGCTCTATAGTAACAGAATATACAGAGACATAGTAGTCATCCTAATGGACTAGAACTCCAGGGACTTTTTAGAATTTCTCTTAAAATGCTGTGGGTACCTGCTTCATTTCTTGGGGTGTATACAGCATGGTTCGGATAATCATCACTCTATCCAGCAGGTCCAGTGGTATTCCATGAGGAGACACTACATCCTCTGTGCCTCTAGAGGAGAAATCAAACAGAAAGAGATCAGATACTATTCTGAGTTCAGTACATGGATTTTACTAAAATCAGTTGTAAATGACTGCACATCTACTAGTTTACAATTCTTGTGTCTTCCCATAGAGACACCCTCCCCagatagagaaaggaaacattCTAGTCTGAAGCTGATACTGGACAGCCCGAGGGAAACAAATCCTGTTTCTGGAGCTCTTAAACATGCCACTCAAAAATACTTAGAGGTGGTGCTTTCCTTCATGTTTCCCTGCATTGTATCTTACAATACAGTCTTATTTAATGTTCCAAAGTATCTTCCAGCGAGGAACAAATCATTCTTACTAAGTTGTCTAGCAGTATCGGTAGAAATTACGTACGCTATCGTCTATTGGGAGAACATCCCCTCTTGCCGAATAAGCCATTACTCTGTTCAATCCTTCCCCAAGTCCTTCCAGTGACTATGCAGTGGTTTACATTCCATGCTTGCAATCCAGCAAATTGAGAAGTGGAGGTTTGTGCATGAAGGATAGAGCAGGATCTAGACCCCaaccattttatttgtttgatgTACAACACCCAACAGCAAAGGCTGCATACACATCTGCTCTTGGTTTTCCAAGACCACCACAATTTGCTGTGAAGTCAAGAGTGAAAGATATCCAGATTTCATGAGATCTATAGAGATTGCAGGTAAAAACAGTAAAGTGCTGGTAAAGAACTACATTTCTAAGTTCAGTGCTAGTATTCAGGCATTGCAGCCTTGGCCATGGTCCTCCTTGGGAAGTGAATCAAAATGCCCTGCAATCATCTGCTGTACTCAGATGGTGTTCTCTCCTCTGAAGTGATTCCTTCTCTTCTGAGGTTACAGAATCAACTACACTatacaattaatttttccccaaCCCTTTTAAGAGCACTCAGCAGGCAAATCAGAGCATCGCTAACTACCTGAGAGAGTAGCATACAGTTAAGAGCTTGCTTTTAAGGACTTAATTTAGCAACATTAGATACAACTATTCTATGGaaatcttcctttcttaaatCACAGTTTTTTCATAACAAGACCTGCAGTGAATCCACGCTGACAGATCTCTATTTGCTCTACTTTTACAAGACAGCCTTCTTATGCCTTTGCAAAGAGAGCGCTGCAATGTCCACCTTAAACTTTTTTGAAGGGCTTATCACCTTAACTTCTAAGCAATGCAAGCAGAGAAAGATTAATACCAGATGAGCCACTAAGAGGGAAAGGACTAGCTGGTTACACAgctgaattaaataaatttaaagagTAGCAATCATTGCTAATGACATCTTGTTTAGACATAATTAGACCTAGACCACAAATTAGCAGTAGAACTTAAAGAAGaatctgaaagagaagagtGCTTTTACTGAACATGCAAAGAATGCATTGTGTGGGTGCAAAATATTGAAGTGGAGGCACGAACTCGAGCGGAGATAAAAAACAAGTTAGTTGGCAAGACCAAAGACTCACAAAAAGCCAGACCAACACAGCTGGAAATAACAAAGGGTAGGGAGAGGCTGAACTGTGACATGCTTTAACAGTAAGAACAGGAAGCTTAAGTCTGATGCAATGAGGAtagcaaacagcaaaatgatccagaagaaacaagaaactgTGATATTAGAGGTTTGTAATCCTGGTGCTTTTGATGTCCCTAATGTGCAAGCAACAGATGTGCTGAGGTATCCAATGAGAGAGATAACTGTTACAGATCACCCAGGAAATAAGACAATTCAGAAGCTGTTAGAGAAAGAGGGATGTGTCAGtggaaataaaaggaggaaTTCCATTCTGCTTTAACTCAGTCAGCCTGGCATTAAATGCCTGTCCCATCATGAAGCTCACAAGCAGTTCTTGAGCACTGATGCAGCTTGTAACCCAGGGATTACCACAGATGTCAGTATCAGAGATAAAAGCCTTCAAAGATTATAACTCTGCTGATACAGCTAATTCCAAGGTTTATGGACCAATGCAAACTGGAAAATTCAACTTTAGACATCATACCTGATAACACAGTTTCCTCGATTGGAAGCAAAGATGACAATGGGTGAAATAGAAGATTCCAGTGCTCGGTGCAGGTATGTGAAACATTCAATATCCAGCATGTGAACTTCATCTACAAAGAGTACACCTGGGACTAGCTCTGCGATGCCTTGATCGATGTATTTATTTACCACCTTATTTATCTCTCCTCGAAGTTTGTctgagaacaaaaagaaactgttcGTTGTTGTGCTAGTGAACTATAGGTCTGTATGAAAGACTTAAAGCAAGTAAAATTCTCCTTGAATTTTTTCATGGTTTGGTATCTTACCGCCACAGGAAAAACCTCTAAAATGACACTAAAAATATGTGGCATTCCCTACTGTATTGGGGAGACAGCTgtgcagcaaaatatttctaaactgAACTCCTAGCGCTTAACTGAGGTAGTCTGTCCCCTCACGTGGCTTGTGAAAAACTATGATTTTTGTGAGTTtggcggggacgggggggaaGTCAGTCAAACCTCAGTTTGAAACATTAAACTTAAAGTTTCCAAGCATGGCTGAAAAGAACATcactgaaagaacaaaatattgctACTGTATTTCAGCAAAGAAGTTGTGTTtaaccacaacaaaaaacaggGCTATATAAATTTCTGTGAACATATGGATCTCAAAGCTATGCAAGATGTTACATCGATAAATCTGACATTAGAATAAGCAAAGTGACCTCTGGAACAGACGAAATACTTCAAAAGACGGCCATTCAAGTTAGGTACTGAAACAGACTTTGATCTAAATTTAGATAGTCACTTACTGAAACAtcatttctttcaaagcaaaaaggagaatagatctttctgtagatttttttttctccaatgaTCTGTAGGTAGGAAGGGCAGCAGTGCTCTTACAGCACTGGGGTTAGAGTCTTTAGAAGCCATTTTTCTACTCCACAGAAGTTCAGTATGGTTGCTTCACATAAGCACGCATCCTAACAACgctttttagatttttgttgttgttgttcagttTGGCTCTTTGTCAAAGTGTGAACCTCACACCTTCTGGGCAGGAGTGTTTTGAGAAAGGGGGATGGCACTAGCATTCTAACCTCTTTCTCCCCAGGAAGATAGGTGCAGAGTAGAGTACATATTTTATCACTCTATGTGTGAACCAAGAACATGTTGTACTGTTTTCAGCCATTGCAACCAATTGCAATCAAGCCACTGCAGCCGTATCACTGCTTTTTGAAATCtgaatatttatgaataaatattaCATAGGCATTCATTTAGAGATGGTGCATGAAAAACcctatttttaatccttttctaaCTGGCAAAAATATAGCTTATATTGATCTAAAAATACCATGCAGGATTCATACcagtaatttcagttttcttaggCTTCATCAATTGTCCCATCATAGAAAGGATGTCTTGCCCACCCTAAGAAATGAAAGTTACAGATCAGCTATGAGGTCTCATAGTGAACACATACCACGAGAATTTTATAAATCAGGAATTGGTTAAAGAAGTTGTTTCTTGCAGTTAACTTGCTATTTTGTATCAGCAGTGGTCGATAATCTGTTAAAGGTTAGGTCCCTTCACTGCAGCCGTATTCTAAACATAATCATTCAGCGACCTCCTCACCCTTTCTTTAGCCTTGCTCATTTggagagcatttaaaaaaatgagatatcctctttcaaaaaaaaatgGTCACAGAGAAGCTCATAAGGATGAAAATTGTCAGGGGACACAGAGACTTGGATTGCCTGCGTGCACAGTAGGCGTTCAACCTGTAAACACAGGAACAATTACGCTGAGTTTTAAGAGTTTGGCACACCTTGATTTTCATCATGTAAATGATTTTGTTGGAAAAAggatgtttattttgaaatggagtAGGTTAAGGGCTTGTAGTATCATTCTGTAGGGATGTCAACCTTTAAACAAAGATACTGTATCGTTAGTGGCTTTTGTTTATGACACAGATGGAATTCCCTCAATATGGGGTTTATGTTAAGCTACAGCAAGGAGTAATTCTcctattttcaattttttgctGCAATATGTTTAGAGCTCTACTGAAAGTCACAAGGAAATTTAATAAGAGGTtatgaaacatttctgaaggaaGCAGGGACATCAACAGAATCTGCAGTAGTCAAAAATACTTAATGACCTTTTATCATAGTGCTTGCAGTTTCCAGTTCATGGCCATAAAACCATAAACGCAGAGCAGAATAAGTTAACCTGTATTCAGAACTTCTGATAAATAAAATGATACAGATATGGCTGCTGCTACCTCACATCTGTAGGCAACTTTCCTGCTGGAGAGAAAGCAATAATCTCTCTTCCTGGTCAAGAGGAGCAGCCCACActgctctctttctgcagggGATGGGGCACAGtggtggagggaaggggagagctaGGTCTACATTATGCATTAACTGTGAAGGTAGCAGATCCCAAATATCCATGTGGAAGCTCCGCTATGGCTGTAAGGCTGTTCTCTGTAGTGTTAGGAAATGTACTCTGATAAATATTCCATGACCAGGTGCATGAATCCTAACTTAGCAACTGCCTCTTTAATCTGTACAGCAGGGGCACAGAGGTAGCCAACTGCAGCACGACCTCCCTCCAGAGAGGAGAGGTAGACTGGCCTTCACAGTGTAACACCTACTGCTTCTCCTACAGGGGAATCTTTGAGGGTGATTTAGGACAGCTCAACTTTCTACACCTCTCTGATTATTCTAGTAACTATCACATCTatgtcaaataatttttctgtgaagacTTCATCAGTGGAGTCAGATACCTGAGGTCGAGCATTGGCCACATCCAAGTCATGCAGGGTGACATCctgaataatttcctttttcttgtgcACATCACCCTTTGGCAAGGGAACATACTCTTCAGCTTCAAGGTCAAATTCTGTAGCATAGATATCACACCTGCCTTGCctctgagaaaaagcaaagaagagaaacCCAGGTATAGAATTAGATTCAGTGCCAAAACCTTGAGTGACACCAACTTGATAAAGATAAAGGGCTTGGTTCACAATTCCAGTCCGGACAAGCTTCAGCTGACAATTCAGACACCCCACTCCCTGCTTAGCAACAGGCAAACCCTATCTACTGATCAAAGCTCAAAAACTCTGTTGAAAAACACCTGATATTTTCAGTGGTAAGAATATTccactcctctctccccttcttttaACCATATGCAATTCTTGCTAAAGGACAAATGCAGCAGATTAAGTAGAGATTGGGAGAACTGTTCAAGACTCCTTTGTAGGTGGGTGATTTATTATATGATACAAAATATTATGCTCATCCATTAAACAGCAAGTATCGCTGTACACTACTTTCTAAATCAGATATGAAAAGAATGCTAACTAATGCAGTATTCCCTTCTACATGTATATATCTTGCGGAGAAAATACCAGAGCgataaaagaaagattaaatacaCTGCACATGTCAGCCTGAAAATGACTAAAGTTGCttggtttttccccccttcccatAACGATGTCTTGAtcttacaggaaagaaaactcaTCCAGACAGCATCAGTGATAGCTTCCTTGCCAGATGACCTTAACTGTGAACCAGATGACCACATTCTTTCAGTGCAAGAGAGCATTTTCTCTACAGATAAAGAACACACTGGGctctttttaaaacttccatGTAACCATTTCATATCAGCTAAGGTTAATAAATCGGAGAGCCTTCTGacaaaggcagagaaaggtCTACAAAAATACATACACCTGCATGAAAGTGCAGAACTTTTCTTTTACCTTGACGGCTCCACTGTTTGCTTCAATATAAATAACGTCACCGGTTTCCACTCTCTCCTTCTGCAAGCTTTCAAATATGCTTGGGTCCAGCTGGAGACAAGCGAACATCACAGTTGGTCAAAACAGTTCCATATTGTTATGGTAatcaaggaagagaaatataGTCTAAAGCTCACTCCCACCAGACAAAATTAAACTGCAACTTCCCCCAACAATACCTCTAGGATTTTATAAAGCTGTAACACTTGGAGTAGTGATGGAGAATAAATCTGAAAGAAGATGCACAGAACTTACtttcttaccaaaaaaatctGCTATCCGAAGGAAGTGATGGTAAGTGCCAGAAACAATGACACCAGTTACTATCACAAAGTATGGCTTTGTGTAATGTGGTAATATATTTATACCTAGGATGCAGcacttctcttgctttctaacaaaacttttataaaaaatCTGGCTATAGCACTGGATTATGCTACTTGATTTCTTGAATCTGTATCCTCTGTGGAGCTGTGTGAGGGAGAGTGAGTGTGGAATACgttaaatgcttttgtttctctcagTACATGTTTATTCActtttgctctgcattttcttgttttcagagtGAACAAATGAAAGATGGTTCTTAACAACAGAGACAGCTTTCAGTTCTCTCATACTCTAACTGACAGGGAAATTGAACAACATGGACAGAGACTTgtacaagaaaacaaaggcaaagtAGGTCTGAGCTGGCAACACACCAGCTCAATTTCCAGTTCAAATCAAATATTCACTAGAGTATACCTCCCATCTAGAAAGAAGGGATGTGACAGAAAGAACAATTTATACTTAAGCAGGCAAGATTTCCCAAAACCATCCTCAAAAATTCAGTTGAgactcaggaaaacaaaaccaaacaagaccTTTTTCGTATGTTTGTTATCATGAGCATGAATTTATAGCCAGGGTCAGTGTGAGCGTATCACGGACTGAGACAGATCGTAGTTCAGATTCCCAATTCACCCCTTTTTTCTGTGGTACTGGTAATGCTGCAAAACTGCATCAAGATCTGATTAAACTCTCCTTTAACTCGTTGAAGACATACAAGTGTGTGctgccaaacagaaaaataacaggaacTGCTAACTGAGCAATGGGTTTATCCCCAATTTCAATTAGTAGGAGACACGACTAACATCTAAATATTCTACACAAAGCAGATTATCCTACTCCTGAGCATGTATATTTAAGTTGtctagcaaaagaaaacagcctCCTGGCATCCCCACTCTACAGAGATGGGGATCAAGAGcttgaaatggaaataagtaGTGCTAAAAATAGAAGATGCAGACCTGAAATACTTAAGGAAATTTTTGAGACTCTACCATACGTACCTTCAACTGTTTGGTTCCCTTTGCGGTTTTGAGCCCTATAATTACGTGGCTGATGGTTTTGCCATACCCCCCCATAGGATTTTCAGTCTCACATGGAGTCAGTTCTGTGACCTCTCCTTCGTAAACCTCCTTGGTCTCTTTAATCCTCAACCCTGCAAGAAATTGTTTAGAATAGTTTCAGGACACAAATCAATGGCCATATACACTCAGGAGTC of the Ciconia boyciana chromosome 11, ASM3463844v1, whole genome shotgun sequence genome contains:
- the RUVBL1 gene encoding ruvB-like 1, with the protein product MKIEEVKSTSKTQRIAAHSHVKGLGLDESGTAKPAGAGLVGQENAREACGVIVELIKSKKMAGRAVLLAGPPGTGKTALALAIAQELGSKVPFCPMVGSEVYSTEIKKTEVLMENFRRAIGLRIKETKEVYEGEVTELTPCETENPMGGYGKTISHVIIGLKTAKGTKQLKLDPSIFESLQKERVETGDVIYIEANSGAVKRQGRCDIYATEFDLEAEEYVPLPKGDVHKKKEIIQDVTLHDLDVANARPQGGQDILSMMGQLMKPKKTEITDKLRGEINKVVNKYIDQGIAELVPGVLFVDEVHMLDIECFTYLHRALESSISPIVIFASNRGNCVIRGTEDVVSPHGIPLDLLDRVMIIRTMLYTPQEMKQIIKLRAQTEGINISEEALNHLGEIGTKTTLRYAVQLLTPANLLAKINGKDSIEKEHIEEINELFYDAKSSAKILADQQEKYMK